GAAAAGATAGTTTCTATAATCATTTTTCATTCCAAATTTATCCTGAATTCTGCCTGCTACTGAATATGCTTGGCAAGGAGGTCCCCCGACAATCACATCTATATCTCTATTATTGACTACAGAATTTAGACCAATATGGGAACCATACTCGTCATCGTTTTTCCATCCATTTATTAATTCTTCAGTTCTTTGGATATCAAAATGAAGAACCCTTTTCTCAGCATCTTGATATTGATATGTCTTTTTCAATCTATTTATTAAAGTATCACACGCATAATTCTTCCACTCAACACTAGCAACTGTATTGTAATGCTTTGCTTTCTCAAAGCCGTCGAGTAGTCCTCCACATCCCACAAATAACTCTAGAGTATTTAATTTAGACAAAATATCACCTTCATATGTTCAGTTCTAAGTTCAATTGTTCTATGTCTTTGACTTTTTTAGTTCCGTTTTTTACATCCTGAAAATGTTGATGTATGGCTTTTGCCAAATTAAAGGATAAAAGAGGTGGAACTGCATTTCCAACCTGTCTGTTCTGTTGTGTTCTCGTACCTAGAAAAACGAAATCGTCTCTAAAAGATTGTAATCTCGCATTCTCTCTAACTGTTGGCACTCTATTATACTTGTAATGAAAATGATTTCTATGGCCAGTATCAATTGTTCGAGAAGGCTTTTTACTGTTATATCTAGTCCAAGCTTCATTAAACTTTCTACTATCACCAACACCAGGAGGCAAATCTTTATGATTACCGCCTTCTGGAACCTGACTAATAACCCATTTAACTTGATCTGTATGCTTACTAGCAACATGATTATAGAGCTTATTACTATTTTTCCTCATGATTTCTTGATATTGCGATTGAGGTTGCTTTACATATTCATCTTTTTCTAATCCAAATTCGTTCTCTCTACTTGGTAAATCATTAATTGCTTCGCTACACGTTACATATCTCTCCGGCGTATATTTTGGTTCTGGAAATTCAAAAGATCCGTATCCCTTTTCTATTCCCACAAAGAACATTCTTTTTCTCATCTGTGGTACGCCATAATCAGCAGCTAATAATGGTTTAGGTGATACTGATACATTGTATCCCATATCCTCAAAAGTATTTATTATCTGTTGTTTAACTGTTCCATTATACAATGTTGCGATTCCTGGTACGTTTTCAATTAAAAATGCTTTAGGTCTAAATTTCCTAACAGCTTTAACAACTGCTAAATATAGTGTATTTCTTGTATCGTTTATATCTCGTGAGCCCGTTAAAGAAAAACCTTGGCAGGGTGGGCCTCCGATAACAATATCAACTTTTTGGTTACCAATACTTTCAGCAATTTCATCAATAGCTTCTTCCTTAGAGAGATCTGCTAATAAGACATCAGAATCCTTGTGATTATGCTTAAATGTTTTTAATGCTGCTTCTTCAAAATCGACACCTAGGATCACATTATAATCAGCATCTAGAAATCCCTGTGATAGTCCCCCACAGCCACAAAATAGATCTAGTACATTTAATTTGGTTTCACTCATAGATCTATCCTCCATTCTTTTCATTACGAACATGTATTCCCATCTATTTTAAATATAAATTGAAGTATATGCAATCACTAAAACTTAATAATAACATCTTCTAAAAGCATTTAGATAATAATAGAGGAAAGAAGTTATCATTTCTTGCTTATTGATCTCATTAAATAAATTTTACATCTTATCACCCTTCTTATACTACCTTTCCATTGGACCCATAACAATGGAGTATAGTTGGAAAATGAGAGAACACTTTTATAATATATATTTACAACATGTATTTTAAAATTGTCTGGAACTAAAAAAAGCCATGGGTTGTATCCTAACCCATGGCTTCATATTATTAAATTGCGAATTTTCCAAAAATGTTATCCCTGTGATACTTAATCATTTTTAAATCTGGCCAGAAATCTTCATTTTGTGGTAAAAGAAGTTTTTTACGTTCAATGGTTTGCAAGATGTTGTTTTCTTTCATCTTCTCATGTACTTGTATAGTGAAGTCTTCATTTATTGCAAGAAAACCACGATCAAACGCCCAATGAAGATCTAAGGAAAGTAGGAGTCCATTAGTAAGATGATCTGACCCTCCAAATTCTTTCCCTTTAATGTGAGCTGCTTGGACGTTTAGTGTATCCCCATACATAATAGAATGTCCAGTGACAGCACATTTGAAATTATAGGCCTCTAAAACTGCTTTCCGGAATCGACGATCCCTTTTTATTTTTTTTAGTATGGTAACAGTACGGTCTACACCATCTGTTTCCAAGCTTTGTTTAAGTAAATCAGCTAACGCTTTAGGAGACAATGTTGTTGGGAGCTCTATACCAAATTTTTTATCAACTACTTTCTCATTTAATGTGACAGACTCATTCTCTGAATAATTTGATTTATTTTCATCCTCATCAAACATTTCAGTAAATGCTACACCGACAGTAATTAGCTCTAGTGATGGAATTAATGCTGAAGAGCCTCTTCCTACTTTATAATTATTAATTAGATTTAAAACCTCATCGTAATTTGAACATCCAGGATGAATATAGCCGACTATAAAATCACTGATTGAATTAGGCGACTTCATCATTAGAATAATATCATTCAAATTTAAATTTCTGATGTAGCTAGAATACATGCGGTATTCAATTCGCCCTTTAGGGTCAGATTTAAAATTTTTACTGTTGTGGTAATCATATATGAATTCATAAATATCTCCATTTTTACTATCTTTGGCAATTTGTTGAGCTATAAACGCAAAAGAACCTGCCCTTTTAGCATTGGGACGAATGCCCAGTTCATTAGATTTTAATACTTTTCCAAAAACTAACCCACTCTCCTTCAATTTTTGCTTCTCGTATTTATCTTTAACTTTTTGATACACCTTCTCTTTTGCAACTGGTGTTAAAAGATAATCTTTTTTCTCTAAAAGATTGATAAATTTAATTGGATTTAAAAAATCCTCTAAGTTCAATTGATTTTTCATTAAATCTTTGTTTTTTTCGATGCTAATCTCAAGAATCTTGGATACCTGTGCATTCGAGATTTTGTAAAATCTGCGACCTCAGCTATTAATGATAAATTTTTTTACTCTTTTCCATACAAAACGCCTCCTTATATTTAGCTATCACATCTAAAACAAATAAAAAAACAAACAAGACAGCTTATAAATAGTAATTTGCTACATTAAGCTATCTAGAATCAATAATTTTTTATGAAATGATGTTTCTATCGTCTAATCCAGTTAGATGTTTGTAACTAGTTTTTTTAAAAAGGCTTTTCTAACGGAATATTACTTAAAGATTAAATATAATGAGTTAAATTACTTTAGAAGTAACTATGAAGTAATAAACCAAATGAGTTTCAGTAAATTTAATTAACCTTTGCAAAAAAATGGTCTTTAAATAACTTTATCTTATAAAAACCTCACCTACTTATGATAAGGCTCCCCCCTATTAATCCTAAACCCCCGATAAACCTGCTCCACCAATATCAACCGCATCAACTGATGTGGAAAAGTCATTTTAGAAAACGACAGCTTCTCATTCGCTCTCTCTAATACTTTATCGGACAATCCCAGTGATCCTCCAATGACATAACAGATCTTACTCTTCCCATGCAGGGCGAGCTGGTTGAGGTTGGCTGCTAAATCCTCGGAGGTTTGCATTTTCCCATCTATCGCAAGTGCAATGACATGAGCATCCTGTGAAATTTTACTTAAAATACGTTCTCCTTCTTTTTCTTTGATAATTCTCATGTCTTCCTGGCTTAGGTTCTCGGGTGCTTTTTCGTCGGGGACTTCGGTGATGGTGATTTTGGCGTAGGCACCGAGACGTTTGGTGTATTCGTCGATGCCTTGTTTGAGGTATTTTTCTTTTAGTTTGCCAACGGTTACGATGGAGATATTCACAGTGTTGATGGCTCCTTTTTAAATGTTATCCACAGAACTTATCCACATATCAACATTGTGGGTATCTGATTATTTTGTCACAGAGTAAATCGCTTGTTTTTCACAGAAGCTGCAGGTTGTGGATAAGGCTTGTTCTTGTGTAAGCTTTTCCATTACCGGGAAGACTTCATTTTCGTCGACAACGACGTCTAAAGCGAGCTCAATATGCTCGTCACATGCGTAATACATACACTATCCGTCCTTTCGTTTTCATGGCTATTATAACATAGGATAAGGGGTGATCCTACCTGTTGTGGATATGTGTGGATAACCTTTTACACAGGAAAAAAGCAGTGCCTGTTGATAGGTCACTGCTTTTTTGTGGATGATCTATTTAGAAGCTTTGAGGTTCTTGTAATTGGACGTCGATGTCTTGCTGTTGACCATCACGATATAGTGTAACGGTTACGGTGTCACCGACTGCTTTGTCTGTATATAAGAAACGACGTAGGTCTGCGCCTTCTGAAATGTCTTCGCCGTCGATTTGTACGATGACATCATATTCCTGTAAGCCTGCTTGAGAGGCTGAGGAGTTTGGTGCAACACTTGTTACAACCACACCTTCTTCGACATCTTCAGGCAGATTCAAGGTGCCTGTGCGGTGCTGAACTGGGATATCGGCTAGTGAACGAATGCCTACACCTAGTTGAGGGCGTTTGACTTCGCCGAAGGTTTCTAGATCATTAATGATTGGTTCAGCTACAGCTGTTGGGATTGAGAAACCAATTCCTTCAACGGCGCTTTGGGCAATTTTCATTGAGTTGATTCCTATTACTTCACCATTTATATTAATCAGCGCGCCACCGCTGTTACCTGGGTTAATGGCTGCATCGGTTTGCAGAACCTCTGCATTCCAGTCTGGCTGTCCGTCACCATCAAGGTCAACTGGGATACTACGCTCCGTTGCACTGATGATACCTTGTGTGACAGAGCTTGCAAAGCTTTGACCAAGCGGGTTACCAATTGCAATGGTTGGTTCACCTGCACGAAGGTTTTCAGAGTTACCAAATGTTGCGACGGTATCAACATGTTCAGCATCAATTTCAAGCACTGCAAGGTCGGTGATAAGATCCGCACCAAGTAGGGTTGCTGGAACATCGGTGCCGTCTGTTAAGGTAACGGTTAAATCATTGGCGCCTTCTACTACGTGATTGTTCGTCACAACATACGCTTTGTCGCCTTCTTTTTTGTAGATGACACCAGAACCAGTTCCTTCAGCTGCTTCTTGTGCAGAGAAGATGTCCGACTGCTGCATGTTGGTGACGCCTACGACTGCATCTGATACTTTTTCAACAGCGTCGGTTACACCGGAGCTCACATTAAGATTAATCGCTTGTGAGGTGCCTGTGTTGTTATCGATTTGTGTACCGCCTACCTCTTCGGTTGGTGGGGAGTTCGACTCAATCTCATATGGTAACCAACCAATGTTGGATAGGGCAGGTGTTGTGAATACAACAATCAGTCCACCAAGAACGGCTCCTCCAAAAGCGGATAACCCGGCTGTACGCTTTCTGCCCTTAGGCTTGCGCTGTCTTTCTTGCGGCTCTGTATGTCTAGGATAATTAGAATAGCTTCCTTGCTGTGTTGATTTGTTATTTGGGTCTTGAGAATCATAATAGCCCATCTTGTCTTACCCCTTTCTTTCTCCTTGGAGCATAATGTCTTGCTTTGAACTTATTATAACGCTTGATGGCAGAAGGTCTAGTAGGTTGCTTACATTTTGTATATTTTTGATAGTGCTTAGATAATTTGCAACAAACTTGACGCGAAATCATGTAAATAGACGCAAAGTTGCGGTGGGGCTTTTGCACTAATGCGCATATAAACCTATATCCATGTTTCCACAGATCGCGGTTAGTTAAACATCTGTGTTTATTAATAAGTGGGATGGACAACACCAACAGAGCTTATTTGTTCCCATTTTCCTTTTTGAAGCTTAAGGACTTCATTCCCGTTTAGTGTAAATGGGTATGACACGCCGCGATAAGTCAGAGTATCTGTTATGGTGCGCACGGTCATACCGACAATGGAGATGGATTCGTCAGTGGTTGATAGGATCAGTCGGACTCCTGCTGGGAATGTGGCGATTTCTTTTTTATTTTGGTAGAGGGTGCAGGAATCCTGTGAGTTGAGTAGCTCATACCGATTGTCCTTGATACGCCGGCTATAGGCTGTCTCTGATAATTGATCAGCATGCTTGTAAGGATACGGAGTCAAACCTGTCACCCATAGCTCGCCATTTGGCCTAGGCAGGATTCCAGACAGTCGCTCAATATAATCAAGCAAGCAAAGGATGGAGGGAGAATACACCTCTGTAAAACCAGCTTCGCCTGTCCACGGATTTAGCGTTTGTGGAAAACGATCCATGTGATTAAAGGCAGAGAGAATTTGCTGCATCACCCATGTGAGCTCTACCAC
The nucleotide sequence above comes from Alkalicoccobacillus plakortidis. Encoded proteins:
- a CDS encoding DNA cytosine methyltransferase; the protein is MSETKLNVLDLFCGCGGLSQGFLDADYNVILGVDFEEAALKTFKHNHKDSDVLLADLSKEEAIDEIAESIGNQKVDIVIGGPPCQGFSLTGSRDINDTRNTLYLAVVKAVRKFRPKAFLIENVPGIATLYNGTVKQQIINTFEDMGYNVSVSPKPLLAADYGVPQMRKRMFFVGIEKGYGSFEFPEPKYTPERYVTCSEAINDLPSRENEFGLEKDEYVKQPQSQYQEIMRKNSNKLYNHVASKHTDQVKWVISQVPEGGNHKDLPPGVGDSRKFNEAWTRYNSKKPSRTIDTGHRNHFHYKYNRVPTVRENARLQSFRDDFVFLGTRTQQNRQVGNAVPPLLSFNLAKAIHQHFQDVKNGTKKVKDIEQLNLELNI
- a CDS encoding HNH endonuclease — protein: MKNQLNLEDFLNPIKFINLLEKKDYLLTPVAKEKVYQKVKDKYEKQKLKESGLVFGKVLKSNELGIRPNAKRAGSFAFIAQQIAKDSKNGDIYEFIYDYHNSKNFKSDPKGRIEYRMYSSYIRNLNLNDIILMMKSPNSISDFIVGYIHPGCSNYDEVLNLINNYKVGRGSSALIPSLELITVGVAFTEMFDEDENKSNYSENESVTLNEKVVDKKFGIELPTTLSPKALADLLKQSLETDGVDRTVTILKKIKRDRRFRKAVLEAYNFKCAVTGHSIMYGDTLNVQAAHIKGKEFGGSDHLTNGLLLSLDLHWAFDRGFLAINEDFTIQVHEKMKENNILQTIERKKLLLPQNEDFWPDLKMIKYHRDNIFGKFAI
- the rlmH gene encoding 23S rRNA (pseudouridine(1915)-N(3))-methyltransferase RlmH, producing MNISIVTVGKLKEKYLKQGIDEYTKRLGAYAKITITEVPDEKAPENLSQEDMRIIKEKEGERILSKISQDAHVIALAIDGKMQTSEDLAANLNQLALHGKSKICYVIGGSLGLSDKVLERANEKLSFSKMTFPHQLMRLILVEQVYRGFRINRGEPYHK
- a CDS encoding CxxH/CxxC protein, with product MYYACDEHIELALDVVVDENEVFPVMEKLTQEQALSTTCSFCEKQAIYSVTK
- a CDS encoding S1C family serine protease, with protein sequence MGYYDSQDPNNKSTQQGSYSNYPRHTEPQERQRKPKGRKRTAGLSAFGGAVLGGLIVVFTTPALSNIGWLPYEIESNSPPTEEVGGTQIDNNTGTSQAINLNVSSGVTDAVEKVSDAVVGVTNMQQSDIFSAQEAAEGTGSGVIYKKEGDKAYVVTNNHVVEGANDLTVTLTDGTDVPATLLGADLITDLAVLEIDAEHVDTVATFGNSENLRAGEPTIAIGNPLGQSFASSVTQGIISATERSIPVDLDGDGQPDWNAEVLQTDAAINPGNSGGALININGEVIGINSMKIAQSAVEGIGFSIPTAVAEPIINDLETFGEVKRPQLGVGIRSLADIPVQHRTGTLNLPEDVEEGVVVTSVAPNSSASQAGLQEYDVIVQIDGEDISEGADLRRFLYTDKAVGDTVTVTLYRDGQQQDIDVQLQEPQSF